Proteins encoded in a region of the Rutidosis leptorrhynchoides isolate AG116_Rl617_1_P2 chromosome 9, CSIRO_AGI_Rlap_v1, whole genome shotgun sequence genome:
- the LOC139867013 gene encoding pentatricopeptide repeat-containing protein At1g77405, whose translation MSSKRNAHVINQIMASIVQNRPFDSHFAKSSSFSSHYFSTELVTEVLRTIPRYFFQSARSIGRQTGFRHRAPLKQRNLHEETIKFRKGVMVLGPGAYRDPQKVKLGLDKALEFYYWVESQFKFDHNEMTCREMAIVLAKGNRLKQLYMFLKDVLRKSERKGLVTTETMTCLIKVLGEEGLVNEALAAFYRMKQFHCKPDVCSYNTVIYALCKVGNFKMAKYLFEQMELPGFRCPPDTFTYTILISSYCKYSLQTGCKKAIRRRMWEANHLFRIMLFKGFKPDVVTYNCLIDGCCKTNRIERALELFEDMVKQGCLPNRVTYNSFVRYYSATNEIDKALDLLKKMQELNHGVPTTSSYTPIIHAFCEAGKALEAWDVLVELVDTGSIPREYTYKLVYGMLKSIGRMDLLGNEICRRIEDGIKNRYNHVMKVKPFMSAKSPFIVGGNCDLEH comes from the coding sequence ATGTCTTCAAAGCGTAATGCTCATGTTATAAACCAAATCATGGCTTCAATAGTCCAAAACCGCCCGTTCGATTCGCATTTTGCCAAATCATCTTCATTTTCAAGCCATTACTTTTCTACCGAATTAGTCACCGAGGTACTGCGAACAATACCAAGATACTTTTTTCAATCCGCTAGATCGATTGGTCGTCAAACGGGCTTCAGACACCGAGCTCCGTTAAAACAACGAAACCTTCATGAAGAAACGATTAAGTTTCGTAAAGGTGTGATGGTTCTTGGCCCGGGTGCGTATAGGGATCCTCAAAAAGTAAAGTTAGGGCTAGATAAAGCTCTTGAATTTTATTATTGGGTTGAGTCACAATTTAAGTTTGATCACAATGAAATGACTTGTAGAGAAATGGCTATTGTTTTGGCTAAAGGTAATAGATTGAAACAACTTTATATGTTCTTAAAGGACGTTTTGAGAAAAAGTGAACGTAAAGGGCTTGTTACAACTGAGACGATGACTTGTTTGATTAAGGTTTTGGGTGAAGAAGGGCTTGTAAACGAAGCATTGGCTGCGTTTTATCGAATGAAGCAGTTTCATTGTAAACCAGATGTTTGTTCGTATAATACGGTAATTTATGCGTTATGTAAAGTTGGTAACTTTAAAATGGCCAAGTATTTGTTTGAACAAATGGAGTTGCCCGGATTTAGGTGTCCGCCCGAtacttttacttatactattttaatTAGTTCGTATTGTAAATATAGTTTGCAAACTGGTTGTAAGAAGGCTATTAGAAGAAGAATGTGGGAAGCTAATCATTTATTTAGGATAATGTTGTTTAAGGGTTTTAAACCCGATGTTGTAACGTATAATTGTTTGATCGATGGTTGTTGTAAGACTAATAGAATCGAGAGGGCTTTGGAATTGTTTGAGGATATGGTCAAACAGGGTTGTTTGCCGAACCGTGTTACGTATAATTCGTTTGTTAGATATTATAGTGCTACTAATGAGATTGATAAGGCTTTAGATCTGTTGAAAAAGATGCAAGAATTGAATCATGGTGTGCCTACAACGAGTTCGTATACGCCAATTATTCATGCATTTTGTGAAGCGGGAAAGGCGTTAGAGGCATGGGATGTTCTTGTTGAATTGGTTGATACAGGGTCGATACCTAGAGAATATACGTATAAATTAGTTTATGGAATGCTAAAATCTATTGGGAGGATGGATTTATTGGGTAATGAGATTTGTCGAAGGATTGAAGATGGTATCAAGAATAGATATAATCACGTTATGAAAGTTAAACCGTTTATGTCTGCAAAGTCTCCATTTATTGTGGGTGGTAATTGTGATTTGGAACATTAA
- the LOC139866851 gene encoding uncharacterized protein, giving the protein MAALHRLLSQARRYSPNSSISKYSQIRSFCSSSSPPDPNPNPPSPPTELNRNTPPPQSASVQPVSYPIKHPSPKPDPNPPNPQPNTNNNSDPRGWTREDVRFVKDFKPPPSSSSSSSSPWDAVFGTKVAPLPEDKTEKEIQAANDELESERLKIEAENRVMRRVIRGVVEEQKVPFPSLIKVDQLQKQNKAQKVVLDLKEAVHLVKANAKRNFDETLEAHVKLAVDLRRTDLKLTGSLSLPHGSGKALRVAVFADGAAADEARAAGADLVGGEDLIEGIKNGTINIKEIDKCIAVPQLMPRIGKEISKKLNRLTPNARDGSVTTDISTAVKDAKKNIKFKKDKSAIVHVGLGKVSFTEEALCENVGAFVNALLLAKPAGLKKSSKYAGYVTTFHICSTMGQSYPVSIQSLSIAADRYTKLQMR; this is encoded by the exons ATGGCGGCCCTCCACCGTCTTCTCTCTCAAGCTCGCCGCTATTCACCAAATTCTTCCATTTCCAAATATTCTCAAATTAGATCATTCTGTTCATCTTCATCACCACCGGATCCCAATCCCAATCCACCATCACCACCAACTGAACTCAATCGAAACACACCACCACCCCAATCAGCATCCGTTCAACCCGTTTCTTACCCAATTAAACACCCATCTCCAAAACCCGACCCAAATCCCCCAAACCCACAACCAAATACCAACAACAATTCGGACCCACGTGGGTGGACCCGTGAAGACGTTCGGTTCGTGAAGGATTtcaaaccaccaccatcatcatcatcatcatcatcgtctccatgggATGCTGTGTTTGGTACGAAGGTGGCGCCTTTACCGGAGGATAAAACTGAGAAAGAAATTCAGGCAGCGAATGATGAATTGGAATCAGAAAGGTTGAAAATTGAAGCGGAAAATAGGGTTATGAGAAGGGTTATTAGAGGTGTTGTTGAAGAACAAAAAGTTCCGTTTCCTAGTTTGATTAAAGTGGATCAATTGCAAAAGCAGAATAAAGCACAAAAAGTTGTTCTTGATCTTAAAGAAGCTGTTCACCTTGTTAAG GCGAATGCTAAGCGAAATTTTGACGAGACCTTGGAAGCACATGTAAAATTAGCTGTCGATCTCCGTCGAACTGATCTG AAATTAACGGGGTCATTATCTCTGCCTCATGGCAGTGGAAAG GCTCTTCGTGTGGCTGTGTTTGCTGATGGAGCAGCTGCTGATGAGGCTAGAGCTGCAGGAGCTGATTTGGTGGGTGGCGAGGACCTTATTGAAGGAATAAAAAACG GCACCATTAACATCAAAGAAATCGACAAGTGTATTGCAGTTCCTCAACTGATGCCACGTATAGGAAAAGAG ATATCCAAAAAACTAAATCGTTTGACACCAAATGCAAGA GATGGTTCTGTGACCACTGATATTTCAACGGCAGTGAAAGATGCAAAGAAAAATATTAAGTTTAAGAAAGATAAGTCTGCTATCGTTCATGTTGGTCTTGGAAAG GTAAGTTTCACCGAAGAGGCTTTATGTGAAAATGTGGGTGCTTTTGTTAATGCCCTTTTGCTTGCAAAACCTGCAGGATTAAAGAAAA GTTCAAAGTATGCTGGATACGTGACCACGTTTCACATCTGCAGCACG ATGGGCCAGTCTTACCCTGTTTCGATCCAGTCGTTATCCATAGCAGCCGATCGTTACACAAAACTGCAAATGAGATGA